DNA sequence from the Brevinematales bacterium genome:
GAGATCCGGGTGGTGGCATCCAATACCGGCGGGGAACGCGGACGCAGGGTGATATTCAATTCATACACCAATCAGGTCGATGTGAGCCTTCTCGAGGGGATGCATTTGGACGATCTATACAATAAATAACTATATAAGGAAACAACATGGATTTGAAGAAATTTTTCGACAGTCTTTCTCCTATTGCGATGGGCAACCCGATCGGGCTGGAGGTGATATTTTGGAGGATGATAGCCGCGCTGGGATTCGCGTTGATAATCGGGGGCGTGTCTTATATCGCGTACAGCGGGCGCGAGTTCGAGAAATCGAACCTGCACGCGCAGATACTTGTAACTCTTGTTTCGGCAATGGTTATCAATGTGATCGGGGATAACTTCGCGCGAGCTATCGGGCTTTTCGGCGCGATGAGTTTCATCCGTTTCCGCACCACACTGCGGGACACCAAAGATACCGCGATCTTCTTTTTCTCGGTCGCTGTCGGTATGTCGACCGGCCTCGGTTTCTTCGAGCTCTCCATCATCGCGATGCTGATTATCCTTCCCCTGCTGTTCGCCCTGAAATATATCCCGTTATTCAAAATGGAGATTACCGAGATCGAATTGAACTGCGCGGATAACGCGGCGATGGACTCCGTCCGGGAATACCTGAAGACCCTCAGGGAGAAGCTGACGCTGGTCGAAGTCAAGGTCGGAAAGCTCCAGTTGGTCTTCCACTACTCGTATCCGGCGGAAAAAGCGTACGCATTGGCTGAAAAGATCAAAGCCGCCAATGCCGAAACAGTGACGAATTTTAACGTCAAAAAGGTGCAGTAGATATACTATAATGTAGCATATAAACAACCCCCGGTCTTGCGGCCGGGGGTTCCCTTTATTAATTGGGTTTATGGTTAGAACACAACGGACAGCGAAAACGCGTCCGTCTGTCCCTGGTAATCCAGCGGGGCGAACGAGTAATCTACCGTGAACGCCAGCGTACTGGTCACCTCGAAGTTCAGCCCCAATCCGAAGCTGAATCCTTCATAATCTTTCCCCACTATCTTATATCCCCCTCTCACGAAGATCGTGTTCTTATACGAGTATTCCGCGCCCGCCGCGAGCATCCATATGTTATCGCTCGGTTTGCGGACCTCCATCATCGCCGTTCCGACATGCCGGTCGTTATCGAACACGACATACGCCGCCCCGAACCCGAAATACCACGGCGACTGTACTTGCCCGTTATCGGTGAATCCCTTCAGGCTGAGCGCGAGATTCTTCAGCCCCGCGGAGAAGGTTAACGTATCGGTCAGGTTGGTCTCGCCCTTGAACTGGCGGACGTCGAGAAAATCGGTAAAATTCTTCACCTTCAGCGAGTAGGTCACCCCCACGTCGAACGCGAGGCTGTACGCGGTATAGTCCGCGAGTTGTGCCTGCGCGAATTTCACGGTTACGCCCATATCGAGATGCTGCTGATCGGCGAGAATATTATCGAACGGCGCGAACAGGTTATTCGCGTAGGTCACCCCGGCCATAAAGTCGCCGGAGTTCATAATCCCCTGCGAGATGCCGTTGACAGTCGCGTCGAACCCGTCGATAGTAAAGAGCGCGGCGGTCAGCCCGATCACGCCCGCGGAGTTGTATTTAGACGGTATCGGCAGGGCGAAGTTGAACGCGTTATAGGCCGAGCCGAAGAGCCATGTCATCCGGGACGCGCCGAAGCTCACGAGCTTGACGCGCGCCATCGACGCCGGGTTGACCGTGATAAAGTTCACGTCGCCCTTGACCGTCAGCCCGCAGTCCGCCATTCCCAGCGAACGGGCGACATAGTTTTCTATCATAAACACCGGGATACTGGACATCCCGTATTCCGCGCGGAGATTCCCGGCGAAAACCGCTATAAAAAGGGTGATGATTGCTGTTTTTTTCATTTCTTTCCCCCTACCGGATCACGATGACTTTCACGACAATATTGAACTCGCTGCCCTCGATATGGATGAAGTACCATCCGCTCCCGACTGTGTCGCCGGTATCGTTGAGTTTACCGTCCCAGATCAGGTTATCCCCGGCGTTATAGTACTTCTCCGGGATGACCGCGACCTTGTCCCCCGCGAGGGTATAGACCGAGGCGGACGCGTTCCCGCTCCGGTTCATCTTCACCACTATCTCGGTCGTGCCCTTCTTCGGGTCGATGATGCTCGTGAGCGCCGAAGCCTGCTCGACCGGCTGGAACAGGAGCGTGTTGGTTACCGCGGTCACATTGGTGCTGGTGTCGATAGCGGTCACTACCAGAGTGATAATATCGCCGTAGTTGAAGTCGCCCACCGGGTCGATGATGATGTTATGCCCCTTCTGCGCGTTCGCCGAAATACTGCTGCCGGGGCCGTCGTATGCCGGCGCGAACTCCGCGTTCGACAGGATGACCTGCCCGTTCAGGAGCACGGCTATTTTATTCGATTCCACGCCGTAATTGTCCATGACCATGAATGAGAACGTGGACGCGATAGGGATATCGACTGTCCCGCCCGACGGTACGAAGTTCGCGATAACGGGTGGCGCGGTGTCCGGCGGCCGGATGGTGAAGTACCACGTGTTAGTGACCGCGTTGCCCGACGCGCTGTCGTCCTCGATCGCCACCCGGATGCCGTAGGTGTTCGTATAGCTGAACACGGCGGTATAATCGACGGTGACGTCGTAGCCGTTATTGGCGTTCGACACGAACTTGCTTCCTATGCCTGTGAACGGCGCGACGAATATCCCGTTCGTCACCGCGTCAATCCACATCCCGCCGATATAAACGTCGACGTTCATTTTCTCACGGACGACCTGCGAGTTGTCCGAGGTCTCGAAGTACAGGAAGGTTTCCGGTTCGACATCGGTTGCGCCGTAGCCGGGATTCGCCTTCGAGATGACCGGCTTGGTGGTGTCGCCGCTCTGGATCGTGAACGGCCATTGAGCGCCGCCGGGGTTATTTTTGGTGTCCTTCATCGAGACATACACCCATACCGTGTCCCCGTAATGGAACGAGAACGACGGATCGGTCAGAACGCTGTAACCGTTGAAGCCGTTCGGGCTGACAGAGACCGAAAATCCCGGCTGCGGCGAGCCGTTGGTATACGCGATCATCGCGGGGCTGGTCCCGCTGTTGGTTTTTATATAAACGACGATACTGCCGGACTGGATACCCACGTTATCCGCGATGTCGAACGTGATGTTCGTATCGGAGGACTTGGGCGCGCCCGCGGTTGCCGGGGCGATATTGGTCAGGAACGGCGCGATATCGTCCGCCTTGACGGTGAACGAATAATTGGTATTGAGCGTATTCCCGCGCGGGTCCTTCGCGATTACGTTAACGGTATTCACGCTCTCGTAAGTCCAGTAACCCGTTTTATCGATAACGATCGAGACCGCGCCCGCCGCTCCGCTCATCGACGAGAGGGTGTCGTTATAGGGCGCGTAGAACATCCCGTTCGAAAGGGCGAGCGCGCCGTTGATTTTCACAATCACGCTCGAGTTGACGACCGAACTGTCGTCCTGTATATCTAGGGATACCATCTTAGAAATAATCACCCCCGCCGCGCCGGACGCGGGGTCGAGCCCGCTGACGGCGGGCTTTACATCGTCCGCCTTGATTGTGAAACTGTACGAGGTGGAGAACGGGTTGCCCTGCATATCCTGCACGCTGACCTGCACCGACACCGTCTGGTCGTAGTTGAAGTCGGCGGTCGGATTGATGGTTACACGGTAGCCGGTGCCGACAGCGGAAACACTCCCGGCGTAGCCCGACTGGAAGCCGCCGCCCGAAATGGCGCTCGCGCCGTTCACCTGCACGTTCAGGGTGGAGGAATTAATCTGCACGTTATCGTACACGTCGAACAGGATATTGACCGAACGGAGCTGGTCGACCGCCGACGGCACGGGTGTGCGGTTCGAGATACCGGGGGCGACATCGTCAGCCTTCACGGTGAATCCCCAGTTGGTGGTCGTCGTATTTCCCTGGTTGTCCTTGAACTG
Encoded proteins:
- a CDS encoding DUF4956 domain-containing protein; amino-acid sequence: MDLKKFFDSLSPIAMGNPIGLEVIFWRMIAALGFALIIGGVSYIAYSGREFEKSNLHAQILVTLVSAMVINVIGDNFARAIGLFGAMSFIRFRTTLRDTKDTAIFFFSVAVGMSTGLGFFELSIIAMLIILPLLFALKYIPLFKMEITEIELNCADNAAMDSVREYLKTLREKLTLVEVKVGKLQLVFHYSYPAEKAYALAEKIKAANAETVTNFNVKKVQ
- a CDS encoding PorV/PorQ family protein, whose protein sequence is MKKTAIITLFIAVFAGNLRAEYGMSSIPVFMIENYVARSLGMADCGLTVKGDVNFITVNPASMARVKLVSFGASRMTWLFGSAYNAFNFALPIPSKYNSAGVIGLTAALFTIDGFDATVNGISQGIMNSGDFMAGVTYANNLFAPFDNILADQQHLDMGVTVKFAQAQLADYTAYSLAFDVGVTYSLKVKNFTDFLDVRQFKGETNLTDTLTFSAGLKNLALSLKGFTDNGQVQSPWYFGFGAAYVVFDNDRHVGTAMMEVRKPSDNIWMLAAGAEYSYKNTIFVRGGYKIVGKDYEGFSFGLGLNFEVTSTLAFTVDYSFAPLDYQGQTDAFSLSVVF
- a CDS encoding starch-binding protein, producing MKKWFWGIVLSLSAPFAAFPAPGSVPLFSPSIDGFKDSGWGASPTASSANYKALTISANSAFHVQNACQDVYVTDDSQYLYIGYFYDGDVLNNGGNASSRIVFGFITNSGGSTGGPFDPWENGTTYGSANKPDFLLRQWTEAPYDERMEFGGAMGYSPLTKGVSEFLNWNGSSWVGAGSVVHFERLTKVSNNMKVYFYKPAGWAGVPRIHYWNGDFGASDWATRPYMTSEGGNLYSYTFSGYGTTMLMFSDTNKTQFTADLTRSGSGTYSNIAWLTADENLASYANNWGEMKIPLSALGLETGDTVKVFMYYRPDMSKPGFSDSTPYDPNSSADAVTGAALNSNFTYIIRSDNIKPVLALFSPAQFTNNQNRGVNISFRVTDNVNFSTTNIDVIIEGSDAVKNGVFQPGFTGTIATNSQKDYTVTINPDQDFTYEQKVDVEVTVSDAAANVIQTGYYFFVKADTTAPAYSSLNPLPGAAGIARSTTVFFNVNDDDQVNQSSILAAVNGVVVLSNNYKANASSQLIPTGNGYNVTIVPVSDFSFGQTVTVSLTAKDNKGNTKSTNYSFTITADNIKPTLANGSPALGANNQLPGVNVSFQLDDNIQVALAQIQAKIGGTNAIVNGSLQAGYGGSITANGNGYNVLINPNTDFNYSQAVNVWVQFKDNQGNTTTTNWGFTVKADDVAPGISNRTPVPSAVDQLRSVNILFDVYDNVQINSSTLNVQVNGASAISGGGFQSGYAGSVSAVGTGYRVTINPTADFNYDQTVSVQVSVQDMQGNPFSTSYSFTIKADDVKPAVSGLDPASGAAGVIISKMVSLDIQDDSSVVNSSVIVKINGALALSNGMFYAPYNDTLSSMSGAAGAVSIVIDKTGYWTYESVNTVNVIAKDPRGNTLNTNYSFTVKADDIAPFLTNIAPATAGAPKSSDTNITFDIADNVGIQSGSIVVYIKTNSGTSPAMIAYTNGSPQPGFSVSVSPNGFNGYSVLTDPSFSFHYGDTVWVYVSMKDTKNNPGGAQWPFTIQSGDTTKPVISKANPGYGATDVEPETFLYFETSDNSQVVREKMNVDVYIGGMWIDAVTNGIFVAPFTGIGSKFVSNANNGYDVTVDYTAVFSYTNTYGIRVAIEDDSASGNAVTNTWYFTIRPPDTAPPVIANFVPSGGTVDIPIASTFSFMVMDNYGVESNKIAVLLNGQVILSNAEFAPAYDGPGSSISANAQKGHNIIIDPVGDFNYGDIITLVVTAIDTSTNVTAVTNTLLFQPVEQASALTSIIDPKKGTTEIVVKMNRSGNASASVYTLAGDKVAVIPEKYYNAGDNLIWDGKLNDTGDTVGSGWYFIHIEGSEFNIVVKVIVIR